The proteins below come from a single Bryobacter aggregatus MPL3 genomic window:
- the rlmB gene encoding 23S rRNA (guanosine(2251)-2'-O)-methyltransferase RlmB — translation MAILIGIHPVKEALAAGRSLDRVLVAKGAGGPRIQEIVDLCRQNKVALRFEPRESLDRSAGANARHQGVVAFGAEKEYQQIDEVVGGDLIVVLDGVEDPHNLGAILRTASAVGAGAVVIPERRAVGVTETVAKAAAGALEHIPIVRVNNLAQALEKFKKAGYWIYGLDERGKLSYDNADFAEKSVVVLGAEGHGLHEKIRSACDFLVRIPMSGPIPSLNVSVAAGIVLFDWKRQRGNK, via the coding sequence ATGGCCATATTGATTGGGATTCATCCCGTGAAGGAGGCACTGGCAGCGGGACGATCTCTCGACCGCGTGCTTGTCGCCAAAGGCGCCGGAGGCCCTCGAATCCAGGAGATCGTCGACCTCTGCCGCCAGAATAAAGTCGCTCTCCGTTTTGAACCTCGCGAATCGCTGGATCGCAGTGCCGGTGCGAATGCCCGCCACCAGGGGGTGGTTGCGTTTGGAGCCGAGAAGGAATACCAGCAGATTGATGAGGTGGTAGGGGGCGATCTGATCGTCGTCCTGGACGGGGTGGAAGACCCGCATAACCTCGGCGCGATTCTGAGAACCGCGTCGGCGGTGGGGGCTGGCGCGGTGGTAATTCCCGAACGCCGCGCGGTGGGTGTGACCGAAACGGTGGCCAAAGCGGCTGCCGGTGCGCTCGAACACATTCCCATTGTGCGGGTGAATAATCTGGCCCAAGCGCTCGAGAAGTTTAAGAAGGCCGGATATTGGATTTATGGCCTCGATGAGCGTGGCAAGCTCAGTTACGACAACGCCGACTTCGCCGAGAAGAGCGTCGTTGTTCTCGGAGCAGAGGGCCACGGACTCCACGAGAAGATCCGGAGCGCTTGCGATTTTCTAGTCCGCATCCCGATGAGCGGACCCATCCCCAGCCTGAACGTCTCTGTCGCCGCGGGCATCGTACTCTTCGATTGGAAAAGGCAGAGAGGCAATAAATAG
- the ggt gene encoding gamma-glutamyltransferase, with translation MRFALVIFLALGLSAHEPVRARKAMVVTQDPIATDVGVGILKRGGNAYDAAVAVAFALAVTYPTAGNIGGGGFALVRSANGEANFIDFREKAPGQATRDMYLDAQGKPTRDSVVGWRASGVPGTVRGLELLHKKYGKLPWAELVKPSVKLAKNGFVLSYATARSIRGSERTTGPFPESKRIYLKGGSYYEAGETLRLPELARTLDRIAKRGPSEFYQGETAKRLAAEMAKHGGLVTEADLRNYQAVERKPLLGHYHGHEIIAAPPPSSGGIGMLQMMGMLEHLNPFPAGMGSAKLAHTLAEVMRRYYADRSQFLGDPDFVKVPVAGLLNPKYIAQRADSITDRATPSASLQHGAVPPEESPETTHLSIVDAQGNAVSLTYTLNGSYGSGVTVPGLGFLLNNEMDDFSAKPGVANMFGALGGEANAIAPGKRMLSSMTPTIVTKDGKLLLVIGAPGGTRIITGVMQAILNVIDYKLNVQDAIDAPRLHHQWMPDRLYLERGWSPDTVELLKKMGHNVETGTMGVSNVHGILVEEKWLQGAPDGRSNGKAAGY, from the coding sequence ATGAGATTCGCCCTGGTGATCTTTCTCGCGCTTGGTTTGAGCGCTCATGAGCCGGTCCGGGCTCGCAAGGCGATGGTGGTCACCCAGGATCCGATTGCGACCGATGTCGGCGTCGGGATTCTGAAACGGGGCGGGAATGCTTATGATGCGGCGGTGGCCGTTGCTTTTGCGCTTGCGGTGACTTATCCGACGGCGGGGAACATCGGGGGCGGCGGATTTGCCTTGGTCCGCAGTGCGAACGGCGAGGCCAACTTCATCGACTTTCGCGAGAAGGCTCCGGGCCAGGCGACGCGCGATATGTATCTCGATGCGCAAGGCAAGCCAACCCGGGATAGCGTGGTGGGCTGGCGCGCGAGCGGTGTGCCGGGCACCGTGCGTGGTCTGGAACTGCTGCACAAGAAGTACGGCAAGTTGCCGTGGGCCGAACTGGTGAAGCCAAGCGTCAAGCTGGCGAAGAATGGCTTTGTTCTTTCTTATGCGACGGCGCGCAGCATTCGCGGATCGGAGCGGACGACCGGACCGTTCCCTGAATCGAAACGTATCTATCTGAAGGGTGGCAGCTACTACGAGGCGGGAGAGACCTTGCGGCTCCCGGAGTTGGCACGCACTTTAGACCGGATTGCGAAGCGTGGGCCATCGGAGTTTTATCAGGGCGAGACGGCAAAGCGCCTGGCTGCCGAGATGGCGAAGCATGGCGGCCTGGTGACGGAAGCAGATCTGCGGAATTATCAGGCTGTTGAGCGGAAGCCGCTGCTGGGCCATTATCACGGTCATGAGATCATCGCGGCGCCTCCGCCGAGTTCGGGCGGGATTGGGATGCTGCAGATGATGGGGATGCTGGAGCACCTAAATCCGTTTCCTGCAGGGATGGGCAGTGCGAAGTTGGCCCATACGCTGGCCGAAGTGATGCGCCGCTATTATGCGGATCGAAGCCAATTTCTAGGCGATCCGGACTTTGTGAAGGTTCCGGTGGCGGGTTTGCTGAATCCGAAGTACATTGCGCAACGGGCCGATTCGATTACGGACCGGGCGACGCCTTCGGCATCGCTGCAGCATGGAGCGGTGCCGCCGGAGGAGAGTCCGGAGACGACGCATCTGTCGATTGTTGATGCGCAGGGCAATGCGGTTTCGCTGACTTATACGCTGAATGGCAGCTATGGGAGTGGCGTGACGGTTCCGGGGCTCGGCTTCCTCTTGAACAACGAGATGGACGATTTCTCGGCGAAGCCGGGCGTTGCGAACATGTTTGGGGCGCTGGGGGGTGAGGCGAATGCGATTGCTCCGGGGAAGCGGATGCTGTCCAGCATGACGCCGACCATTGTCACCAAGGACGGCAAGCTATTGCTGGTGATTGGCGCCCCGGGTGGGACACGGATCATCACTGGCGTGATGCAGGCGATTCTCAATGTCATCGACTACAAGCTGAATGTGCAGGACGCCATTGACGCGCCGCGTCTGCACCACCAGTGGATGCCCGACCGGCTCTATCTCGAACGCGGCTGGTCTCCCGATACGGTGGAGCTGCTTAAGAAAATGGGCCACAACGTCGAAACAGGTACGATGGGGGTCTCAAACGTACATGGAATTCTGGTGGAGGAAAAGTGGCTGCAAGGTGCGCCGGACGGGCGCAGCAATGGGAAGGCTGCTGGTTACTAA